From one Sphingomonas xanthus genomic stretch:
- a CDS encoding cation diffusion facilitator family transporter, with protein MAHDHGGGAHNHAAGANSKMLAIALGLTTAFLIAELIGSFVFNSLALLSDAAHMFTDSAALAIALAAVKIGQRPADDARTFGYRRFEILAAAFNALLLFAVAGYVLWEGIGRFFEPAEVQSTGMLIVAAIGLVVNLIAMKLLSAGKESSLNVKGAYLEVWADMLGSIGVIVGALVIMFTGWQWVDPLVAIGIGLWVLPRTWILLKDTTQILLEGVPRGMDISAIRASIAATPGVGGVHDLHVWSLSSDEHSLSTHVELANGADFETVKTAVAKILHDRYEIEHATIQVEREACDDADGLHR; from the coding sequence ATGGCACATGATCACGGCGGGGGTGCCCACAACCACGCGGCCGGCGCGAACAGCAAGATGCTGGCCATCGCGCTTGGCCTTACGACGGCCTTTCTGATCGCCGAACTGATCGGCTCGTTCGTCTTCAACAGCCTCGCGCTATTGTCCGACGCCGCCCACATGTTCACCGACAGCGCGGCGCTCGCCATCGCGCTGGCGGCGGTGAAGATTGGTCAGCGACCGGCCGACGATGCACGAACCTTTGGCTATCGCCGGTTCGAGATCCTCGCCGCCGCGTTTAATGCGCTGCTGCTGTTCGCCGTGGCCGGCTATGTTCTGTGGGAAGGCATCGGTCGCTTTTTCGAGCCGGCCGAAGTCCAGTCTACCGGCATGCTGATCGTCGCGGCGATCGGCCTTGTCGTGAACCTCATCGCCATGAAGCTGCTCTCGGCTGGCAAGGAAAGCAGCCTCAATGTGAAGGGTGCCTATCTTGAAGTCTGGGCGGACATGCTCGGCTCAATCGGTGTCATCGTTGGCGCTCTCGTCATCATGTTCACCGGCTGGCAGTGGGTTGATCCATTGGTCGCAATCGGGATTGGCTTATGGGTGCTCCCCCGCACCTGGATCCTGCTCAAGGACACCACCCAAATCCTGCTGGAAGGCGTGCCGCGGGGAATGGATATTTCGGCGATCCGAGCGTCGATCGCGGCAACGCCGGGAGTAGGCGGCGTCCACGACCTCCATGTCTGGTCCCTATCGAGCGACGAGCACAGCCTGTCGACCCATGTTGAACTGGCCAACGGGGCGGATTTCGAGACGGTCAAGACCGCCGTCGCCAAAATTCTGCACGACCGCTAC